From Streptomyces sp. 6-11-2, one genomic window encodes:
- the cydB gene encoding cytochrome d ubiquinol oxidase subunit II — translation MELHDVWFVLIAVLWTGYFFLEGFDFGVGILTKLLARNRPEKRVLINTIGPVWDGNEVWLLTAGGATFAAFPEWYATLFSGFYLPLLVILVCLIVRGVAFEYRAKRPEGNWQRNWENAIFWSSLIPAFLWGVAFGNIVHGVKIDRNLEYVGGVGDLLNPYALLGGLVTLTLFTFHGTVFTALKTVGDIRERARKLALRVGLVTAVAALAFLLWTQAHTGNGRSLVALLVAVVTLVSALVANQAGREGWAFALSGVTIVAAVAMLFLSLFPNVMPSTLNADWSLTVTNASSSPYTLKIMTWCAGIATPIILLYQGWTYWVFRKRIGTQHIAEPAH, via the coding sequence ATGGAACTGCACGACGTCTGGTTCGTCCTCATCGCCGTCCTGTGGACCGGCTACTTCTTCCTGGAGGGCTTCGACTTCGGGGTCGGCATCCTCACCAAGCTGCTTGCCCGGAACCGGCCCGAGAAGCGGGTGCTGATCAACACCATCGGCCCGGTCTGGGACGGCAACGAGGTCTGGCTGCTCACGGCGGGCGGTGCCACCTTCGCCGCCTTCCCGGAGTGGTACGCCACGCTCTTCTCCGGCTTCTATCTGCCTCTGCTCGTCATTCTGGTCTGCCTGATCGTGCGCGGAGTCGCCTTCGAGTACCGGGCCAAGCGGCCGGAGGGGAACTGGCAGCGCAACTGGGAGAACGCGATCTTCTGGAGCTCGCTGATACCCGCCTTCCTGTGGGGTGTGGCCTTCGGCAACATCGTGCACGGGGTGAAGATCGACCGGAACCTCGAGTACGTCGGCGGTGTCGGAGACTTGCTCAACCCGTACGCGCTCCTCGGTGGACTGGTCACCCTGACGCTGTTCACCTTCCACGGCACGGTGTTCACGGCCCTGAAGACCGTCGGTGACATCCGTGAGCGGGCACGGAAGCTGGCTCTGCGCGTGGGGCTGGTGACGGCCGTGGCGGCGTTGGCGTTCCTGCTGTGGACCCAGGCCCACACGGGCAACGGCAGGAGCCTGGTAGCGCTTCTCGTGGCGGTGGTCACCCTGGTGTCCGCCCTCGTGGCGAACCAGGCGGGGCGCGAGGGCTGGGCGTTCGCGCTGTCGGGCGTCACCATCGTGGCCGCCGTGGCGATGCTGTTCCTGTCGCTCTTCCCGAACGTCATGCCGTCCACGCTCAACGCGGACTGGAGCCTGACGGTCACCAACGCCTCGTCCAGCCCGTACACCCTGAAGATCATGACCTGGTGCGCCGGGATCGCCACGCCGATCATCCTGCTCTACCAGGGGTGGACCTACTGGGTGTTCCGCAAGCGGATCGGTACGCAGCACATCGCCGAACCCGCGCACTGA
- the hisC gene encoding histidinol-phosphate transaminase: MSETSPKLRAELEGIPTYKPGKPAAAGGPVAYKLSSNENPYPPLPGVMERVTAAASSFNRYPDMACTALTNELAERFAVPASHVATGTGSVGVAQQLIQATSGPGDEVMYAWRSFEAYPIITQISGAASVRVPLTPGDVHDLDAMADAITERTRLIFVCNPNNPTGTVVRRAELERFLDRVPSDVLVVLDEAYREFIRDVEVPDGVTLYRDRPNVCVLRTFSKAYGLAGLRVGFAIAHEPVAAALRKTAVPFGVSQLAQEAAIASLRAEDELLGRVGSLVCERTRVVDALRSQGWTVPETHANFVWLRLGERTVSFAQACERAGVVVRPFPGEGVRVTVGETEANDIFLKTAEAFRKEV, from the coding sequence GTGAGCGAGACAAGCCCGAAGCTGCGTGCCGAGCTGGAGGGTATCCCCACCTACAAGCCGGGGAAGCCCGCCGCGGCCGGCGGTCCGGTGGCGTACAAGCTGTCCTCGAACGAGAACCCCTACCCGCCGCTGCCGGGGGTCATGGAGAGGGTGACGGCGGCCGCCTCCTCCTTCAACCGCTACCCGGACATGGCGTGCACGGCCCTGACCAACGAGCTGGCCGAGCGCTTCGCCGTGCCGGCCTCGCACGTGGCCACGGGCACCGGTTCCGTCGGTGTCGCCCAGCAGCTGATCCAGGCCACCAGCGGCCCCGGCGACGAGGTCATGTACGCCTGGCGCTCCTTCGAGGCGTACCCGATCATCACGCAGATCAGCGGGGCGGCCTCCGTGCGGGTCCCGCTGACGCCGGGCGATGTGCACGACCTGGACGCGATGGCGGACGCGATCACCGAACGCACGCGTCTGATCTTCGTCTGCAACCCGAACAACCCGACCGGCACGGTGGTGCGGCGGGCCGAGCTGGAACGGTTCCTCGACCGCGTGCCCTCCGACGTGCTGGTGGTCCTGGACGAGGCCTACCGCGAGTTCATCCGCGATGTCGAGGTGCCGGACGGGGTGACGCTCTACCGTGACCGGCCGAACGTCTGCGTGCTGCGCACGTTCTCGAAGGCGTACGGCCTCGCCGGGCTGCGCGTCGGCTTCGCCATCGCCCACGAGCCGGTGGCGGCGGCGCTGCGCAAGACGGCCGTGCCGTTCGGGGTGAGCCAGCTGGCGCAGGAGGCGGCGATCGCCTCGCTGCGCGCCGAGGACGAACTGCTGGGCCGGGTCGGCTCGCTGGTGTGCGAGCGCACCCGTGTGGTCGACGCGCTGCGTTCCCAGGGCTGGACGGTGCCCGAGACGCACGCCAACTTCGTGTGGCTGCGGCTGGGGGAGCGGACGGTCTCCTTCGCCCAGGCCTGCGAGCGGGCCGGCGTGGTGGTCCGGCCGTTCCCGGGCGAGGGCGTGCGGGTCACCGTCGGGGAGACCGAGGCGAACGACATCTTCCTGAAGACGGCGGAGGCGTTCCGCAAGGAGGTCTGA
- a CDS encoding LacI family DNA-binding transcriptional regulator, whose protein sequence is MTAAGKHQVSRAETSRRGSRPGRAGIRDVAAAAGVSITTVSDALNGKGRLPDATRRHVREVADRLGYRPSAAARTLRTGKSGLIGLTVTTYGDEPFTFTEFAYFAEMARAATSAALARGYALVILPATSRHDVWSNVALDGTVVIDPSDQDPVVGELVRQGLPVVSDGRPAGALPVTAWVDNDHEAAVLGILDHLAEAGARRIGLLTGTTTDTYTHLSTTAYLQWCKRVGQDPVYEAYPAHDPCAGAVAADRLLARPDRPDAVYGLFDPNGTDLLAAARRYGLRVPEDLLLVCCSESTVYASTEPPITTLSLKPRRIGTAVVQLLIDAIEGVESDQPVEQVIPTELIVRTSSQRRTRRRTISPPRASEDR, encoded by the coding sequence ATGACAGCAGCAGGGAAGCACCAGGTGAGCCGCGCGGAAACCTCACGCCGAGGGAGCCGGCCGGGCCGGGCGGGCATCAGAGACGTGGCCGCCGCCGCCGGAGTGTCCATCACGACCGTCTCCGACGCCCTCAACGGCAAGGGGCGCCTCCCCGACGCCACCCGGCGCCATGTCCGCGAGGTCGCCGACCGGCTGGGGTACCGCCCCTCGGCCGCGGCCCGCACCCTCCGTACCGGCAAGTCGGGCCTCATCGGCCTGACCGTGACGACGTACGGGGATGAACCTTTCACCTTCACCGAGTTCGCGTACTTCGCCGAGATGGCCCGCGCCGCCACCTCGGCCGCGCTCGCCCGCGGCTACGCCCTGGTCATCCTGCCCGCGACCTCGCGCCACGACGTGTGGTCGAACGTCGCCCTGGACGGCACGGTCGTCATCGACCCCTCCGACCAGGACCCGGTCGTCGGCGAGCTGGTGCGGCAGGGCTTACCGGTGGTCAGCGACGGCCGCCCGGCCGGCGCGCTCCCGGTCACCGCCTGGGTCGACAACGACCACGAAGCCGCAGTCCTCGGCATCCTCGACCACCTCGCCGAGGCCGGCGCCCGCCGTATCGGCCTGCTCACCGGCACCACGACGGACACCTACACCCACCTGTCGACGACCGCCTACCTCCAGTGGTGCAAGCGCGTCGGCCAGGACCCGGTGTACGAGGCCTACCCCGCCCACGACCCGTGCGCGGGCGCCGTCGCCGCCGACCGACTGCTGGCCCGCCCCGACCGGCCCGACGCCGTCTACGGACTGTTCGACCCCAACGGCACCGATCTGCTCGCCGCCGCCCGCCGCTACGGCCTGCGCGTCCCCGAGGACCTGCTGCTGGTGTGCTGCAGCGAGTCCACGGTGTACGCCAGCACCGAGCCGCCCATCACCACGCTCTCCCTGAAGCCGCGCCGGATCGGCACGGCGGTCGTCCAGCTCCTCATCGACGCCATCGAAGGGGTCGAGTCGGACCAACCGGTCGAGCAGGTCATACCGACCGAGCTGATCGTGCGGACCTCGTCCCAGCGGCGCACCCGGCGCAGGACGATCAGCCCGCCCCGCGCGTCGGAGGACCGCTAG
- a CDS encoding cytochrome ubiquinol oxidase subunit I: protein MNLALAPETLARWQFGITTVYHFLFVPLTISLAALTAGLQTAWVRTEKEKYLRATKFWGKLFLINIAMGVVTGIVQEFQFGMNWSDYSRFVGDIFGAPLAFEALIAFFFESTFIGLWIFGWDKLPKKIHLACMWMVSLGTILSAYFILAANSWMQHPVGYRINEAKGRAELTDFWAVLTQNTALSQAFHTLSAAFLTGGAFMVGIAAYHLARKKHVREMKTSLRLGLITVVIAGLLTAVSGDVLGKVMFKQQPMKMAAAEALWDGQEPAPFSVFAYGDVDKGHNTVAIEVPGLLSFLANDDFTSYVPGINDVNKAEQEKFGPGDYRPNIPVAYWGFRWMIGFGMASFAIGLAGLWLTRKKFLLPQRLRVGDDEVPHLVLLPNKALGPRLTTWYWRIAIWTLAFPLIANSWGWIFTEMGRQPWVVYGVLQTRHAVSPGVSQGEVLTSMTVFTLLYAVLAVIEVKLLVKYVKGGPPELTEADLNPPTKIGGDERDADKPMAFSY from the coding sequence GTGAACCTGGCTTTGGCGCCGGAGACACTGGCGCGCTGGCAGTTCGGCATCACGACCGTCTACCACTTCCTGTTCGTTCCCCTGACGATCTCGCTGGCCGCCCTGACGGCCGGACTGCAGACCGCCTGGGTGCGCACGGAGAAGGAGAAGTACCTCAGGGCCACCAAGTTCTGGGGCAAGCTCTTCCTGATCAACATCGCCATGGGCGTGGTCACCGGCATCGTGCAGGAATTCCAGTTCGGCATGAACTGGTCGGACTACTCGCGCTTCGTCGGTGACATCTTCGGCGCCCCGCTCGCCTTCGAGGCACTGATCGCGTTCTTCTTCGAGTCCACGTTCATCGGACTGTGGATCTTCGGCTGGGACAAGCTGCCCAAGAAGATCCACCTGGCCTGCATGTGGATGGTGTCGCTCGGCACGATTCTGTCGGCGTACTTCATCCTCGCGGCCAACTCGTGGATGCAGCACCCCGTCGGCTACCGGATCAACGAGGCCAAGGGGCGCGCCGAACTCACCGACTTCTGGGCGGTGCTGACCCAGAACACGGCGCTCAGCCAGGCGTTCCACACGCTCTCCGCCGCCTTCCTGACCGGTGGCGCCTTCATGGTCGGCATCGCCGCCTACCACCTCGCCCGCAAGAAGCACGTGCGCGAGATGAAGACCTCGCTGCGGCTCGGCCTGATCACGGTCGTCATCGCCGGCCTGCTCACCGCGGTCAGCGGTGACGTGCTCGGCAAGGTCATGTTCAAGCAGCAGCCGATGAAGATGGCCGCGGCCGAGGCGCTGTGGGACGGACAGGAGCCGGCGCCGTTCTCGGTCTTCGCCTACGGCGACGTGGACAAGGGCCACAACACGGTGGCCATCGAGGTCCCCGGCCTGCTGTCCTTCCTGGCCAACGACGACTTCACCTCCTACGTCCCCGGCATCAACGACGTCAACAAGGCCGAGCAAGAGAAGTTCGGGCCCGGCGACTACCGGCCCAACATCCCCGTCGCCTACTGGGGATTCCGCTGGATGATCGGGTTCGGCATGGCGTCCTTCGCCATCGGCCTCGCGGGACTGTGGCTGACCCGCAAGAAGTTCCTGCTGCCGCAGCGTCTGCGGGTCGGTGACGACGAGGTGCCCCATCTGGTGCTGCTGCCGAACAAGGCACTCGGCCCGCGGCTGACCACCTGGTACTGGCGCATCGCGATCTGGACGCTGGCCTTCCCGCTGATCGCCAACTCCTGGGGCTGGATCTTCACCGAGATGGGCCGCCAGCCGTGGGTCGTCTACGGCGTGCTGCAGACCCGGCACGCGGTCTCCCCCGGTGTCTCCCAGGGCGAGGTCCTCACCTCGATGACCGTCTTCACGCTGCTCTACGCCGTCCTCGCCGTGATCGAGGTCAAGCTGCTGGTGAAGTACGTGAAGGGCGGCCCGCCCGAGCTCACGGAGGCCGACCTCAACCCGCCCACGAAGATCGGCGGCGACGAGCGTGACGCCGACAAGCCGATGGCCTTCTCGTACTAG
- a CDS encoding Cof-type HAD-IIB family hydrolase, with product MTSATRRPETPASSQLSTSFEPGGTPGVPPRLIATDLDGTLLRDDKSVSPRTIAALAAAEEAGIEVFFVTGRPARWMDVVSDHVHGHGLAICGNGAAVVDLHGGPGAHRFVKVRELARENALDAVRLVREAAPGTVYAVEQTYGFHQEPVYPKLHMEIPDVLAPAEELLAPDGVGAGQPILKILAYHPTLDPDAFLTVARLAAGEHVTITRSSPSALLEISGPDVSKASTLALCCAERGISQDEVVAFGDMPNDVEMLTWAGRSYAMGNAHPAAIAAASGRTDANNEDGVAVVIERLLGERP from the coding sequence GTGACCTCAGCGACTCGACGGCCCGAGACCCCGGCCTCATCCCAGCTCTCGACCTCGTTCGAGCCGGGGGGCACCCCCGGCGTTCCGCCTCGGCTGATCGCCACCGATCTCGACGGCACCCTGCTGCGCGACGACAAGTCGGTCTCCCCGCGCACGATCGCCGCCCTGGCGGCGGCCGAGGAGGCGGGCATCGAGGTCTTCTTCGTCACCGGCCGCCCGGCCCGCTGGATGGACGTGGTCAGCGACCATGTGCACGGACACGGTCTGGCGATCTGCGGCAACGGCGCCGCCGTGGTCGACCTGCACGGCGGTCCCGGCGCCCACCGCTTCGTGAAGGTGCGGGAGCTGGCACGGGAGAACGCGCTGGACGCCGTACGGCTGGTGCGCGAGGCGGCGCCGGGCACGGTGTACGCGGTCGAGCAGACCTATGGTTTCCATCAGGAGCCGGTCTATCCGAAGCTGCACATGGAGATACCCGACGTCCTCGCGCCGGCCGAGGAACTGCTGGCGCCGGACGGAGTCGGAGCCGGTCAGCCGATCCTGAAGATCCTCGCCTACCACCCCACGCTGGACCCCGACGCCTTCCTCACCGTCGCCCGCCTCGCCGCCGGCGAGCACGTCACCATCACCCGGTCCAGCCCCAGTGCCCTGCTGGAGATCAGCGGTCCGGACGTCTCCAAGGCGAGCACTCTGGCCCTGTGCTGTGCCGAGCGCGGCATCTCGCAGGACGAGGTCGTCGCCTTCGGCGACATGCCGAACGACGTCGAGATGCTCACCTGGGCCGGCCGGTCCTACGCCATGGGCAACGCGCACCCCGCCGCGATCGCCGCGGCCTCCGGACGGACGGACGCCAACAACGAGGACGGGGTCGCTGTCGTCATCGAGCGGCTGCTGGGGGAGCGGCCGTAG
- a CDS encoding metallophosphoesterase, producing the protein MVEGSMTQGAGQGPEVERTATLRDFRVPAYVNETGPYAHGTQPAETVRPPEEAPAAPAAPREGYPAAYTPTERDLPVIKRGDTHQVAVDPVSTPTRQSATRPGPLYVVGDVHGYLDQLVAALQEKGLVDSAGQWCAGTARLWFLGDFTDRGPDGIGVIDLVMRLSAEAAAAGGYCKALMGNHELLLLGAKRFGDTPVNSGAGTATFQAAWLLNGGQKSDMDRLQDHHLQWMARLDAVEAVDGYLLVHSDTTSYLDYGASIEEVNDTVRETLTRNDANEVWDLFRKFTKRFSFRDEGGADAVRSLLDTYGGTRIVHGHSPIPYLLGEVGSEDGEESAGPVVEGPHVYADGLAIAMDGGVTMAGKLLVQQLPLDN; encoded by the coding sequence ATGGTGGAGGGGTCGATGACTCAGGGGGCCGGTCAGGGACCCGAAGTGGAGCGGACGGCTACGCTGCGCGACTTCCGGGTTCCCGCGTACGTGAACGAGACCGGTCCGTACGCCCACGGCACGCAGCCCGCCGAAACGGTCCGGCCGCCCGAGGAGGCCCCCGCGGCTCCCGCGGCTCCCAGGGAGGGCTACCCGGCCGCGTACACGCCCACCGAGCGCGACCTGCCGGTCATCAAGCGCGGTGACACGCATCAGGTGGCGGTCGACCCGGTCTCCACGCCGACCCGGCAGTCCGCCACCCGCCCGGGTCCCCTCTACGTCGTCGGTGACGTGCACGGCTACCTGGATCAGCTGGTCGCCGCGCTCCAGGAGAAGGGGCTCGTCGACTCCGCCGGCCAATGGTGCGCGGGCACCGCGCGGCTGTGGTTCCTCGGCGACTTCACCGACCGCGGCCCGGACGGCATCGGCGTCATCGACCTCGTGATGCGGCTGTCCGCGGAGGCGGCCGCGGCCGGCGGCTACTGCAAGGCCCTCATGGGCAACCACGAGCTGCTGCTGCTCGGCGCCAAACGGTTCGGCGACACCCCCGTCAACTCCGGCGCGGGCACCGCGACCTTCCAGGCGGCCTGGCTGCTCAACGGCGGCCAGAAGTCCGACATGGACCGCCTCCAGGACCACCACCTGCAGTGGATGGCCCGGCTCGACGCCGTCGAGGCGGTCGACGGCTACCTGCTCGTGCACTCCGACACCACCTCCTACCTCGACTACGGTGCCTCGATCGAAGAGGTCAACGACACCGTCCGCGAGACGCTCACCCGCAACGACGCGAACGAAGTCTGGGATCTGTTCCGCAAGTTCACCAAGCGCTTCTCCTTCCGTGACGAGGGCGGCGCCGACGCCGTGCGCTCCCTGCTCGATACGTACGGCGGCACCCGCATCGTTCACGGCCACAGCCCCATTCCCTATCTGCTGGGCGAAGTCGGCTCCGAGGACGGCGAGGAGTCCGCGGGTCCGGTCGTGGAGGGGCCGCACGTCTACGCCGACGGACTCGCCATCGCGATGGACGGCGGCGTGACCATGGCCGGAAAACTGCTGGTCCAGCAACTGCCCCTCGACAACTGA
- the cydD gene encoding thiol reductant ABC exporter subunit CydD, which translates to MKPIDPRLLRHARATRLFLGAVVGLGAIGACLVIAQAMLIAEVVVGAFQHRMPVAELRTPLLLLAAVACGRALVSWLTELAAHRASAAVKSELRGRLLERAAALGPGWLSGQRTGSLVALATRGVDALDDYFSRYLPQLGLAVAVPVAVLARIVTEDWVSAAIIVATLPLIPVFMMLIGWATQSRMDRQWRLLSQLSGHFLDVVAGLPTLKVFGRAKAQAESIRRITGEYRRATMRTLRIAFLSSFALELLATLSVALVAVTIGMRLVSGDMDLYIGLVILVLAPEAYLPLRQVGAQYHAAAEGLAAAEEIFAVLETPVPESGTGAVPAGALTFEGVSVRFPGRSADAVTDVSFSVPPGETVALVGPSGAGKSTLLNVLLGFVKPSAGRVRVAETDLADVDLEQWRSRIAWVPQRPHLYAGTIAENVRLARPDADDAAVRGALADAGALEFVDTLPEGLDTRLGEDGAGLSAGQRQRLALARAFLADRPVLLLDEPTAALDGATEAEVVDAVRRLSAGRTVLLVVHRPALLDVADRVVRLDGTESSGPAPAVARTAEERPVRTAEPGPVPAQVELGTGATTVARGVLARVRAMSGPRRGRLALALLLGSLALGSAVGLMATSGWLISRASQQPPVLYLMVAVTATRAFGIGRAVFRYAERLVSHDAVLRMLADTRVAVYRRLERLAPAGLRRMRRGDLLTRLVADVDALQDYWLRWLLPVGAAVTVSAASVAFTAWLLPEAGAVLAAGLLAAGAGVPLVTMAVARRAEHRLAPARGALATRVTELLTGTAELTVAGALPARISETRRADRLLTRIASRAATATALGDGLTALISGLTVAATALVGAQAVADGRLGGVTMAVVVLTPLAAFEAVLGMPLAVRYRHRVHRSAERVYEVLDAPEPVREPERPRPAPASPFPLAVRNLTARYAGQDRAAVAGLDLTLQQGRRVAVVGPSGSGKTTLAQVLLRFLDAETGTYTLGGVDAHAVDGDDVRRLVGLCAQDAHLFDSSVRENLLLAKKDATEAELRDALARARLLGWVDALPGGLDTLVGEHGARLSGGQRQRLALARALLADFPVLVLDEPAEHLDLATADALTGDLLAATEGRTTLLITHRLAGLAAVDEVIVLDEGRVVQRGPYAELAALPGPLRRMVEREAQTELLVGAR; encoded by the coding sequence ATGAAACCGATTGATCCGCGACTTCTGCGTCACGCCCGTGCCACCCGGCTCTTCCTGGGGGCCGTCGTCGGGCTGGGTGCCATCGGGGCATGCCTGGTCATCGCCCAGGCGATGCTCATCGCCGAGGTGGTGGTGGGCGCCTTCCAGCACCGGATGCCGGTCGCCGAACTCCGCACTCCCCTGCTGCTGTTGGCCGCCGTCGCCTGTGGCCGTGCGCTGGTCTCCTGGCTGACCGAGCTGGCTGCCCACCGGGCGAGCGCGGCGGTGAAGTCCGAGCTGCGCGGGCGGCTGCTGGAGCGTGCGGCGGCACTCGGCCCCGGCTGGCTGAGCGGGCAGCGCACGGGATCGCTCGTGGCCCTGGCGACACGGGGTGTCGACGCCCTGGACGACTACTTCTCGCGCTATCTGCCGCAGTTGGGGCTGGCCGTGGCCGTCCCGGTGGCGGTGCTCGCCCGGATCGTCACCGAGGACTGGGTCTCGGCGGCCATCATCGTCGCCACCCTGCCCCTCATCCCCGTCTTCATGATGCTGATCGGCTGGGCCACGCAGTCCCGCATGGACCGTCAGTGGCGGCTGCTGTCCCAACTGTCGGGGCACTTCCTGGACGTCGTCGCGGGACTGCCGACCCTGAAGGTGTTCGGCAGGGCCAAGGCACAGGCGGAGTCGATCCGGCGCATCACCGGGGAGTACCGGCGGGCGACCATGCGCACGCTGCGGATCGCCTTCCTGTCCTCCTTCGCCCTGGAGCTGCTCGCCACGCTGTCGGTGGCGCTGGTCGCCGTGACGATCGGCATGCGGCTCGTGAGCGGCGACATGGACCTCTACATCGGGCTGGTCATCCTCGTGCTCGCGCCCGAGGCCTACCTCCCGCTGCGTCAGGTGGGCGCGCAGTACCACGCGGCGGCGGAGGGACTGGCGGCCGCCGAGGAGATCTTCGCCGTGCTGGAGACCCCGGTGCCGGAGTCCGGCACCGGGGCCGTGCCCGCCGGGGCCCTGACCTTCGAGGGCGTGAGCGTCCGCTTTCCCGGGCGGTCCGCGGACGCGGTGACGGACGTGTCCTTCTCGGTGCCGCCGGGGGAGACGGTCGCGCTCGTCGGACCGAGCGGTGCGGGCAAGTCGACACTGCTGAACGTCCTGCTGGGGTTCGTGAAACCCAGTGCGGGCCGGGTGCGCGTCGCGGAGACCGATCTCGCCGACGTCGACCTGGAGCAGTGGCGCTCGCGCATCGCCTGGGTGCCGCAGCGGCCGCACCTGTACGCGGGAACGATCGCCGAGAACGTACGGCTCGCACGGCCCGACGCGGACGACGCCGCCGTACGCGGGGCGCTGGCCGACGCCGGTGCGCTGGAGTTCGTGGACACGCTGCCGGAGGGACTGGACACCCGGCTCGGAGAGGACGGGGCCGGGCTCTCCGCCGGACAGCGGCAGCGGCTCGCGCTCGCCCGGGCCTTCCTCGCCGACCGTCCCGTCCTGCTGCTCGACGAACCGACGGCCGCCCTGGACGGAGCGACCGAGGCGGAGGTCGTGGACGCGGTGCGGCGGCTGTCCGCGGGCCGGACGGTGCTCCTGGTGGTGCACCGGCCCGCACTGCTGGACGTGGCCGACCGGGTCGTGCGTCTCGACGGGACGGAGTCCTCCGGGCCGGCGCCGGCCGTGGCCCGTACCGCCGAGGAACGCCCCGTGCGAACGGCGGAGCCCGGACCGGTCCCGGCTCAGGTCGAACTCGGGACCGGGGCCACCACCGTCGCGCGCGGCGTCCTCGCCCGGGTGCGGGCGATGTCCGGCCCCCGGCGCGGCCGACTCGCCCTCGCCCTGCTGCTGGGCAGCCTGGCGCTCGGCAGCGCGGTCGGGCTGATGGCGACCTCCGGGTGGCTCATCTCGCGGGCGTCCCAGCAGCCACCCGTGCTCTACCTGATGGTGGCCGTCACGGCGACCAGGGCCTTCGGTATCGGGCGTGCGGTCTTCCGGTACGCGGAGCGGCTGGTCTCGCACGACGCGGTGCTGCGGATGCTCGCCGACACCCGGGTGGCCGTCTACCGGAGGCTGGAGCGGCTGGCGCCCGCCGGGCTGCGCCGGATGCGCCGCGGCGACCTGCTGACACGGCTCGTCGCCGACGTGGACGCGCTTCAGGACTACTGGCTGCGGTGGCTGCTGCCCGTCGGCGCGGCCGTGACCGTGTCTGCCGCCTCCGTCGCCTTCACGGCCTGGCTGCTGCCGGAGGCCGGGGCGGTGCTCGCGGCCGGCCTGCTCGCGGCCGGGGCCGGCGTCCCGCTGGTCACCATGGCCGTGGCCCGGCGCGCCGAGCACCGGCTCGCCCCCGCGCGCGGTGCCCTCGCCACCCGCGTGACCGAACTGCTCACCGGAACCGCCGAACTGACCGTCGCGGGCGCCCTGCCCGCCCGTATCAGCGAGACCCGGCGGGCCGACCGGCTGCTCACCCGGATCGCCTCGCGTGCCGCCACCGCCACCGCGCTCGGCGACGGGCTCACCGCGCTGATCTCCGGACTGACCGTCGCGGCGACCGCCCTCGTCGGCGCTCAGGCGGTCGCCGACGGGCGACTCGGCGGCGTGACCATGGCGGTCGTCGTCCTCACCCCGCTGGCCGCCTTCGAAGCCGTCCTCGGCATGCCGCTCGCCGTGCGCTACCGGCACCGGGTGCACCGCAGCGCGGAGCGGGTGTACGAGGTCCTGGACGCCCCCGAGCCCGTTCGTGAACCGGAGCGGCCCCGGCCGGCGCCCGCCTCGCCGTTCCCGCTCGCCGTCAGGAACCTGACGGCGCGGTACGCGGGGCAGGACCGGGCGGCGGTCGCAGGACTCGACCTGACGCTCCAGCAGGGCCGCAGGGTCGCCGTGGTCGGGCCGTCCGGCTCCGGCAAGACGACACTCGCCCAGGTGCTACTGCGCTTCCTCGACGCGGAGACGGGCACGTACACCCTCGGCGGCGTCGACGCCCACGCTGTGGACGGCGACGACGTACGGCGGCTGGTCGGGCTGTGCGCCCAGGACGCGCATCTCTTCGACAGCTCGGTCCGCGAGAACCTGTTGCTCGCGAAGAAGGACGCGACCGAGGCCGAACTGCGGGACGCCCTCGCGCGGGCCCGGCTGCTCGGCTGGGTCGACGCCCTGCCCGGCGGACTCGACACACTTGTCGGCGAGCACGGTGCCCGGCTGTCGGGCGGACAGCGTCAGCGGCTGGCCCTGGCCCGCGCCCTGCTCGCCGACTTCCCGGTGCTGGTGCTCGACGAACCCGCCGAACACCTCGACCTGGCGACCGCCGACGCGCTCACCGGCGATCTGCTGGCCGCCACCGAGGGTCGTACGACGCTGCTCATCACCCACCGCCTGGCCGGGCTGGCGGCCGTGGACGAGGTGATCGTCCTCGACGAGGGGCGCGTCGTCCAGCGGGGACCGTACGCGGAACTGGCCGCGCTGCCGGGACCGCTGCGGCGGATGGTCGAACGGGAGGCGCAGACGGAGCTGCTGGTGGGCGCGCGGTAG